The Carassius gibelio isolate Cgi1373 ecotype wild population from Czech Republic chromosome B9, carGib1.2-hapl.c, whole genome shotgun sequence genome includes a region encoding these proteins:
- the cd58 gene encoding lymphocyte function-associated antigen 3 isoform X1 has translation MADVMFLVYFTCFCLYQDLVFCDEYGESGNKITLNPVIRGKPEEILWTHNGNKVLEYDGKQMDTYGSFKDRVELDFETGQLTIIKLNNQDSGTYESEIVISKKVHTSSHILTVLDALPEPRVTCEVNKTSNVKKLSCSVESQTQPSYEWSGSDVKQPGPTLVVNEQEENLNSVYTCTVKNKAGSRTTDFNLQDCATGRANPAVLVPVLIVLLLLIILLAALVFYFYRRKLRKSGLDTEDPEKGESESICLLGDKSMEAMPETQDTEDADENEEDRAPEEKKEKEEENKQTDNLKTAEGELEKNRKNCENADEENANSKADKTDTEIEIQKSLQTQEEMEKSQILKNKSEDEEKKPEERTETPGEQTTEESDNNESEDRENQPKERTETPGEQTTEESDNNESEDRENQPKERTETPGEQTTEESDNNERGNPENQPKERTETPGEQTTEESDNNESEDRENQPKERTETPGEQTTEESDNNESGNRENQPKERTETPGEQTTEESDNNESGNRENQPKERTETPGEQTTEESDNNESGNRENQPKERTETPGEQTTEESNNNESGNRENQPKERTETPGEQTTEESDNNESEDRENQPKERTETPGEQTTEESDNNESGNPENQPKERTETPGEQTTEESNNNESEDRENQPKERTETPGEQTTEESDNNEKDGAPKVKKEKEEENKLIDNMNKDSPSNLDTSDLSSNLNME, from the exons ATGGCAGatgttatgtttttggtttattttacatGTTTCTGTTTGTATCAAG ATTTAGTTTTCTGTGATGAATATGGCGAAAGTGGAAACAAAATCACACTAAATCCAGTCATCCGTGGAAAACCTGAAGAAATACTGTGGACACATAATGGAAACAAGGTTCTGGAGTATGACGGGAAGCAGATGGACACATATGGCTCATTTAAAGACCGTGTAGAACTTGATTTTGAAACAGGACAGCTCACAATAATAAAACTTAACAACCAAGACAGTGGCACATATGAGTCTGAAATTGTGATCAGTAAGAAGGTTCATACCTCCAGTCATATTTTGACAGTTTTGG ATGCTCTGCCAGAGCCACGGGTGACTTGTGAAGTGAACAAGACTTCAAATGTGAAAAAACTGTCCTGTTCAGTGGAATCCCAGACTCAGCCGAGCTATGAATGGAGTGGATCTGATGTAAAACAGCCAGGGCCAACACTTGTTGTTAATGAACAGGAGGAAAACCTTAACTCAGTCTATACCTGCACTGTGAAGAATAAAGCTGGAAGCAGGACCACAGACTTTAATCTGCAAGACTGTGCCACAG GCAGAGCAAACCCTGCTGTGCTTGTTCCAGTCTTAATAGTCCTATTGCTTCTCATTATTCTGCTTGCTGCACTGGTATTTTACTTCTACAGACGTAAGT TAAGGAAGTCTGGACTAGATACAGAGGATCCTGAAAAGG GTGAAAGTGAAAGCATTTGCCTGTTAGGAGATAAATCAATGGAGGCTATGCCAG AAACCCAAGACACTGAAGATGCAGATGAAAATGAGGAAGACCGGGCACCTGAAGAGAAAAAAGAGAAGGaagaggaaaacaaacaaacagacaatctGAAAACAG CTGAAGGAGAActagaaaaaaatagaaaaaactgtgaaaatgcagATGAAGAAAATGCTAACAGCAAAGCTGATAAAACCGACACAGAAATAGAGATCCAGAAATCCTTACAAACCCAAGAAGAAATGGAGAAAAGTCAGATACTGAAAAATAAGAGTGAAGATGAAGAGAAGAAACCTGAGGAGCGGACTGAGACACCGGGAGAGCAGACCACTGAAGAATCGGATAACAATGAGAGTGAAGATCGAGAGAATCAACCTAAAGAGCGGACTGAGACACCGGGAGAGCAGACCACTGAAGAATCGGATAACAATGAGAGTGAAGATCGAGAGAATCAACCTAAAGAGCGGACTGAGACACCGGGAGAGCAGACCACTGAAGAATCGGATAACAATGAGCGTGGAAATCCAGAGAATCAACCTAAGGAGCGGACTGAGACACCGGGAGAGCAGACCACTGAAGAATCAGATAACAATGAGAGTGAAGATCGAGAGAATCAACCTAAGGAGCGGACTGAGACACCGGGAGAGCAGACCACTGAAGAATCGGATAACAATGAGAGTGGAAATCGAGAGAATCAACCTAAGGAGCGGACTGAGACACCGGGAGAGCAGACCACTGAAGAATCGGATAACAATGAGAGTGGAAATCGAGAGAATCAACCTAAAGAGCGGACTGAGACACCGGGAGAGCAGACCACTGAAGAATCGGATAACAATGAGAGTGGAAATCGAGAGAATCAACCTAAGGAGCGGACTGAGACACCGGGAGAGCAGACCACTGAAGAATCGAATAACAATGAGAGTGGAAATCGAGAGAATCAACCTAAGGAGCGGACTGAGACACCGGGAGAGCAGACCACTGAAGAATCGGATAACAATGAGAGTGAAGATCGAGAGAATCAACCTAAGGAGCGGACTGAGACACCGGGAGAGCAGACCACTGAAGAATCGGATAACAATGAGAGTGGAAATCCAGAGAATCAACCTAAGGAGCGGACTGAGACACCGGGAGAGCAGACCACTGAAGAATCGAATAACAATGAGAGTGAAGATCGAGAGAATCAACCTAAAGAGCGGACTGAGACACCGGGAGAGCAGACCACTGAAGAATCGGATAACAATGAGAAAGACGGGGCACCTAAAGTGAAAAAAGAGAAGGAAGAGGAAAACAAATTAATAGACAACATGAACAAAG atTCACCGTCTAACCTGGACACCAGTGATCTCTCTTCAAACCTGAATATGGAATGA
- the cd58 gene encoding lymphocyte function-associated antigen 3 isoform X2: protein MADVMFLVYFTCFCLYQDLVFCDEYGESGNKITLNPVIRGKPEEILWTHNGNKVLEYDGKQMDTYGSFKDRVELDFETGQLTIIKLNNQDSGTYESEIVISKKVHTSSHILTVLDALPEPRVTCEVNKTSNVKKLSCSVESQTQPSYEWSGSDVKQPGPTLVVNEQEENLNSVYTCTVKNKAGSRTTDFNLQDCATGRANPAVLVPVLIVLLLLIILLAALVFYFYRLRKSGLDTEDPEKGESESICLLGDKSMEAMPETQDTEDADENEEDRAPEEKKEKEEENKQTDNLKTAEGELEKNRKNCENADEENANSKADKTDTEIEIQKSLQTQEEMEKSQILKNKSEDEEKKPEERTETPGEQTTEESDNNESEDRENQPKERTETPGEQTTEESDNNESEDRENQPKERTETPGEQTTEESDNNERGNPENQPKERTETPGEQTTEESDNNESEDRENQPKERTETPGEQTTEESDNNESGNRENQPKERTETPGEQTTEESDNNESGNRENQPKERTETPGEQTTEESDNNESGNRENQPKERTETPGEQTTEESNNNESGNRENQPKERTETPGEQTTEESDNNESEDRENQPKERTETPGEQTTEESDNNESGNPENQPKERTETPGEQTTEESNNNESEDRENQPKERTETPGEQTTEESDNNEKDGAPKVKKEKEEENKLIDNMNKDSPSNLDTSDLSSNLNME from the exons ATGGCAGatgttatgtttttggtttattttacatGTTTCTGTTTGTATCAAG ATTTAGTTTTCTGTGATGAATATGGCGAAAGTGGAAACAAAATCACACTAAATCCAGTCATCCGTGGAAAACCTGAAGAAATACTGTGGACACATAATGGAAACAAGGTTCTGGAGTATGACGGGAAGCAGATGGACACATATGGCTCATTTAAAGACCGTGTAGAACTTGATTTTGAAACAGGACAGCTCACAATAATAAAACTTAACAACCAAGACAGTGGCACATATGAGTCTGAAATTGTGATCAGTAAGAAGGTTCATACCTCCAGTCATATTTTGACAGTTTTGG ATGCTCTGCCAGAGCCACGGGTGACTTGTGAAGTGAACAAGACTTCAAATGTGAAAAAACTGTCCTGTTCAGTGGAATCCCAGACTCAGCCGAGCTATGAATGGAGTGGATCTGATGTAAAACAGCCAGGGCCAACACTTGTTGTTAATGAACAGGAGGAAAACCTTAACTCAGTCTATACCTGCACTGTGAAGAATAAAGCTGGAAGCAGGACCACAGACTTTAATCTGCAAGACTGTGCCACAG GCAGAGCAAACCCTGCTGTGCTTGTTCCAGTCTTAATAGTCCTATTGCTTCTCATTATTCTGCTTGCTGCACTGGTATTTTACTTCTACAGAC TAAGGAAGTCTGGACTAGATACAGAGGATCCTGAAAAGG GTGAAAGTGAAAGCATTTGCCTGTTAGGAGATAAATCAATGGAGGCTATGCCAG AAACCCAAGACACTGAAGATGCAGATGAAAATGAGGAAGACCGGGCACCTGAAGAGAAAAAAGAGAAGGaagaggaaaacaaacaaacagacaatctGAAAACAG CTGAAGGAGAActagaaaaaaatagaaaaaactgtgaaaatgcagATGAAGAAAATGCTAACAGCAAAGCTGATAAAACCGACACAGAAATAGAGATCCAGAAATCCTTACAAACCCAAGAAGAAATGGAGAAAAGTCAGATACTGAAAAATAAGAGTGAAGATGAAGAGAAGAAACCTGAGGAGCGGACTGAGACACCGGGAGAGCAGACCACTGAAGAATCGGATAACAATGAGAGTGAAGATCGAGAGAATCAACCTAAAGAGCGGACTGAGACACCGGGAGAGCAGACCACTGAAGAATCGGATAACAATGAGAGTGAAGATCGAGAGAATCAACCTAAAGAGCGGACTGAGACACCGGGAGAGCAGACCACTGAAGAATCGGATAACAATGAGCGTGGAAATCCAGAGAATCAACCTAAGGAGCGGACTGAGACACCGGGAGAGCAGACCACTGAAGAATCAGATAACAATGAGAGTGAAGATCGAGAGAATCAACCTAAGGAGCGGACTGAGACACCGGGAGAGCAGACCACTGAAGAATCGGATAACAATGAGAGTGGAAATCGAGAGAATCAACCTAAGGAGCGGACTGAGACACCGGGAGAGCAGACCACTGAAGAATCGGATAACAATGAGAGTGGAAATCGAGAGAATCAACCTAAAGAGCGGACTGAGACACCGGGAGAGCAGACCACTGAAGAATCGGATAACAATGAGAGTGGAAATCGAGAGAATCAACCTAAGGAGCGGACTGAGACACCGGGAGAGCAGACCACTGAAGAATCGAATAACAATGAGAGTGGAAATCGAGAGAATCAACCTAAGGAGCGGACTGAGACACCGGGAGAGCAGACCACTGAAGAATCGGATAACAATGAGAGTGAAGATCGAGAGAATCAACCTAAGGAGCGGACTGAGACACCGGGAGAGCAGACCACTGAAGAATCGGATAACAATGAGAGTGGAAATCCAGAGAATCAACCTAAGGAGCGGACTGAGACACCGGGAGAGCAGACCACTGAAGAATCGAATAACAATGAGAGTGAAGATCGAGAGAATCAACCTAAAGAGCGGACTGAGACACCGGGAGAGCAGACCACTGAAGAATCGGATAACAATGAGAAAGACGGGGCACCTAAAGTGAAAAAAGAGAAGGAAGAGGAAAACAAATTAATAGACAACATGAACAAAG atTCACCGTCTAACCTGGACACCAGTGATCTCTCTTCAAACCTGAATATGGAATGA